The nucleotide window GGTACAACAATAGTAAAGCAACTGTTTGAAAATGAAAATGCAGTTGGTGCAAATATTAGATTAAAAAATTTCTCTTGTAATGTAATTGGAGTATTAAAATCAAAAGGTGCAGCAGCTTTTGGTAGAGATCAAGATGAAATAGTTATCGTTCCTCTTAAAATGTTTCAAAGAAAAATAAAAGGAGATAAAGACATATCTTCAATTCTTATTTCCATAACTGAGGGCAAATATATAGAAAATGCAAAAACTGAAATTACATCACTTATGCAAGAAAGAAGAAATATAAAAATAGGAGAAACTGATAATTTTTATATAAGAGATATGGAAGAAATACTTTCAACAATGACATCAACTACACAAATGTTAACTTATCTTTTGGGTTCAATAGCTGCAATTAGTTTACTTGTTGGTGGTATTGGTATTATGAATATTATGTTAGTTTCTGTAACTGAAAGAACAAGAGAGATAGGTGTTAGACTTGCAATTGGAGCAATGGAAAGTGAAGTTTTACTTCAATTTTTAGTTGAGGCAGTTGTTTTATCAACTTTAGGTGGAATGATTGGAATATTATTTGGACTTGCAATTGGATATATTGTTGTTCATTCAATGAGCTTAGCATTTATTATAAATAATCAAATAATTATGATTTCATTTTTCTTTTCAACTTTAATTGGTATTGTATTTGGATATTTCCCAGCTAGAAAAGCTGCAAGATTAAATCCAATTGATGCTTTACGATATGAATAAATTTTAAGTAGAAATTCTAAAGATTTCTACTTAATTATTTAACTCTTTGAATTTTTCTATTAGAAAATCAATTTTTAGATTGTTTGCAAGATTTATTGCACTATTACCTAAAAAATCTTCGTGTTCTATATTTGCACCATTTTCAATAAGATAACTTATACTATTTTGTTTATTGTATAAAATTGCATAAATCAAAGGAGTAGAGTTTATATCATCTATTTCATTTATATCTAAACCACAATTTTTTAGGCATTTGATAATTTTTATATTATCTTTATAAACAGCATAATTAATAGCAGATAAATTTTGAGAAACTTCTGTACTTATATTTAGTTCAAGTAACTTTTTTATTATATCTGTTTTGTTTTTGGAAATTGCCCAATATAGAGCATTTCTTCCCCTATAATCTCTTGCATTAATATTTAAGACACGTAGTCTAAACATCTCGATTAACATTTCCCATTTTTCACTATTAATAAGTGATGAAAATATATTTGCAACAATTTTTTCATTTAAATTCTTTTCAAGAAGATGATTATTAGACATACTAATCCTTTATAAAAATGATAATTGTTATCATAATATAAAGAATCTTAAGTGGAGTTGAAGATATTAATTAAGTTGAGTTTTTTGTTCTTTTGAATTTTTTATTTGTTTAGATTTTTTAGGTTGATAAAGCATATGATGCCAAAGTGCAAAACCACAGAAAGCAACACCTGCAACAACATGAGTTTTTTTAGCAATAGAATTTTTCATAAACATTGACGTAACAACTGTTGCACCAAGTGTCGCAGTCATTCCAATTTTTGCAGCTTCTTTTTGAAGTTCTAAATCAAATTTCATCTCTTAGTTTCCTTTTTTTTCTTTTTTCCATAGTTTTTACTGTTTTATTTACTGTTTTAACTGTTAAAATTGCTGTTAATGCTGTTGCAAATAATAATATAGGCATAAAAAAATCCTTTTGATAATAATTATCACAATTCTATCTATTTATACTTAAATAAAACCGATAACTATTATCATAATTGTTAGATTTTTACACCTTTTATTGAGTTAAACAATAATCCAATAGTTGTACCATTGTGTAAAACTGCTGTTACAATTGGAGAAAATACTCCAAAAGTTGCACCTGCTAAAATACAAGAGTTTATTCCTACTGTCGCATTGAAATTATTGTTTATTAAATTCATAGTTTTATTTGCATACTCTTTAGCTTCAATAACTGCTGCAATATCATCTTTTAATAGACTTATATCAGCAGTTGCTTTTGCTATATCTGCACCTCTACTCATAGAAATTCCTACATGAGCAGAGATTAGTGCAGGTGCATCATTTATTCCATCACCTACAAATGCTACTTTTTTACCTTCACTCATAAGCTCTTTTACAATATTAGCTTTATCTTGAGGTAAAAGTTCTGCTCTTACTTCATCAATACCTAGTTCATCAGCTAGCATTTGAGCTTTTTGTTTCGTATCACCTGTTAGCATAATGATATTTTTTACACCAAGTTTTTTTAGTTTTTTTATCGATTCTTTTGCATTAAATCTTAATTCATCAGCTAAACCAATAGTTCCTAAAAGTTTTCCATCATATCCAATGTAAAGTAGAGTTTTCCCATTTTTTAATGAATTTTCTATTTTATCTATATGTTCACTAAAATCAATTTTTTCATCATCTTCAACAAAATGACGACTTCCTATAACAACTGATTTTCCATTTACTTCGGTTTTTACTCCATGTGCAACTATAAATTCAACTTCTTCATGGTGCATATGTACAAAACCTCTTTGTTTTGCAGCTTTTACAACAGCTTCTGCTACTGGATGAAAGTAATGTTCTTCTGTTGAAGCTGTAAGATTTAGTAATTCTTCTTCACTCCATTTATCACTGTAAGATTCTACACTTATAACTTCAAGTTCACCTGCTGTTAAAGTTCCTGTTTTATCAAATACAAAAGTATCTGCATTGCTCAATGCTTCTATTGATTTTGCACCTTTTATCATAATTCCATTATGCCCAGCTTTTGAAATAGTTGATTTAAATGCAACAGGAGTTGCTAGTTTTAGTGCACATGAGTAATCAGCTTGTAAAATAGAAGCAACTCTTTCAAAATCTTTTGCAAATATATAAGAAACACCTGCAAGTCCAAGAGTAACAGGAACTAATTTATTTGCTAATTTATTTGCTTTTAGTTGAACAGATGATTTTTCATTTAATGAGTTTTCTATATAGTGTTTTATTCTTTGGGTTGCTGTATTAGCTCCTACATGTTCAGCCCAAATTCTAAATCTTCCTTCTTCAACAATTGTTCCAGAAATTACTCTATCGCCTCTATATTTTATTACAGGTTCAGCTTCTCCTGTCATAGAAACTTGATTTACACTTCCAGTTCCTTCTACTATATGTCCATCAACAGGGATGGTATTTCCAATCCCAACAACAACAATATCTCCTACTTCTACATCAGAACTTTTTATTAAAATTTCTGTAACTTTTCCATCAATTTTTCTTTCAACCCAAGCTTCTTCTACATTTGGTTTTGAAAGCTCTTTTAATAAATCATCACTTTTATGAACAGTTGTTTCTTCTATATATTCACCTAATTCAAGCATTGCATTTGTTGAGTTTGCAGCTAAATAATCTTTTCTGTATATTGAAATTGCAACTGCTGCACTTTCTAAAACTTTAGATGTTAAACCATTATTTAAT belongs to Arcobacter defluvii and includes:
- a CDS encoding ankyrin repeat domain-containing protein, with amino-acid sequence MSNNHLLEKNLNEKIVANIFSSLINSEKWEMLIEMFRLRVLNINARDYRGRNALYWAISKNKTDIIKKLLELNISTEVSQNLSAINYAVYKDNIKIIKCLKNCGLDINEIDDINSTPLIYAILYNKQNSISYLIENGANIEHEDFLGNSAINLANNLKIDFLIEKFKELNN
- a CDS encoding ABC transporter permease → MLVNAFLIALKEIRRNILRSFLTILGIVIGVASVIAMVMIGDGTTENVKESISKLGTNMLTLRVGQERRGPPREDNSSKPFTNEDITAIKNEVQNIKAVAAENSATVNVVYGNKSNSSSVIGTSNDYFIIKDWEVTDGRTFDDAELNSGKSSCIIGTTIVKQLFENENAVGANIRLKNFSCNVIGVLKSKGAAAFGRDQDEIVIVPLKMFQRKIKGDKDISSILISITEGKYIENAKTEITSLMQERRNIKIGETDNFYIRDMEEILSTMTSTTQMLTYLLGSIAAISLLVGGIGIMNIMLVSVTERTREIGVRLAIGAMESEVLLQFLVEAVVLSTLGGMIGILFGLAIGYIVVHSMSLAFIINNQIIMISFFFSTLIGIVFGYFPARKAARLNPIDALRYE
- a CDS encoding heavy metal translocating P-type ATPase; translation: MKKNFLKVHQTASRVRYKLFLLKEKFIDEEVLKNYFKKIKEIENIRINKKAYSIIFELKCDITNKIEKILDTLTVEELLKSYEEEIAAVCVSCVSNEEPSLKGIIRASSALIVERFITNNTLKAGITTAASIPLLIEGSKELLNNGLTSKVLESAAVAISIYRKDYLAANSTNAMLELGEYIEETTVHKSDDLLKELSKPNVEEAWVERKIDGKVTEILIKSSDVEVGDIVVVGIGNTIPVDGHIVEGTGSVNQVSMTGEAEPVIKYRGDRVISGTIVEEGRFRIWAEHVGANTATQRIKHYIENSLNEKSSVQLKANKLANKLVPVTLGLAGVSYIFAKDFERVASILQADYSCALKLATPVAFKSTISKAGHNGIMIKGAKSIEALSNADTFVFDKTGTLTAGELEVISVESYSDKWSEEELLNLTASTEEHYFHPVAEAVVKAAKQRGFVHMHHEEVEFIVAHGVKTEVNGKSVVIGSRHFVEDDEKIDFSEHIDKIENSLKNGKTLLYIGYDGKLLGTIGLADELRFNAKESIKKLKKLGVKNIIMLTGDTKQKAQMLADELGIDEVRAELLPQDKANIVKELMSEGKKVAFVGDGINDAPALISAHVGISMSRGADIAKATADISLLKDDIAAVIEAKEYANKTMNLINNNFNATVGINSCILAGATFGVFSPIVTAVLHNGTTIGLLFNSIKGVKI